A genome region from bacterium SCSIO 12844 includes the following:
- a CDS encoding MFS transporter has product MSERFMPPGVLYINAVQTFSTVGFAVLLGTLNLYLQSRGMPVDKVNILVASFFALNFLLHFLGGSLGGSIMSFRGLFTMSLLMQIFGLIGVAMDDVNVILGGMALFVTGSGLNVSCVNMMLIQLFKQNDERRRIAFSINYSCMNLGFIIGFIIGGYFQSYNEYSYAFYTAAACLVICAIFLALAWPYVNDKMTYYATTFSKNILRWISAPLVMAICFIISVFLMHHADIGSALIYVAFGCILVFMLVMAFSSEPQYRNKIIAYLILSATSMIFAFVQGLQSTGIANFVKYNTNLSILGVHFEQSTVNMFESLGVIIFGLFFAFALQRQRTKNRIQRSEKTIAGGLGIMAIAFIMIPIGIYFAPKSGTVQLIFPALLLFITAASEIRVNSTNYSLPGELGKPKHQGLFTGYLFLNVAMGINLSGPISNIIIGHVDNLADTPASQTNPMYMKTFIILTIISLVVALLYFIMSKWLKNLMTSNVAVASKQAVAV; this is encoded by the coding sequence ATGAGTGAACGTTTTATGCCACCAGGCGTATTATATATTAATGCAGTTCAAACCTTTTCAACGGTTGGTTTTGCTGTTCTTTTGGGTACTTTAAATCTATATTTGCAATCAAGAGGAATGCCGGTAGATAAAGTAAATATCTTAGTTGCTAGTTTTTTCGCACTAAACTTTCTCTTACATTTTTTAGGTGGTTCACTCGGTGGTAGTATTATGAGCTTTCGTGGTTTATTTACCATGAGCTTATTGATGCAAATATTTGGTTTAATTGGCGTTGCTATGGATGATGTCAATGTGATATTAGGTGGGATGGCATTATTTGTTACTGGTAGTGGCTTAAATGTTAGTTGTGTTAATATGATGTTGATACAATTATTTAAGCAAAATGATGAACGTCGACGTATTGCCTTTTCAATTAATTATAGTTGTATGAATTTAGGTTTTATTATTGGTTTTATCATTGGCGGTTATTTTCAGAGTTATAATGAGTATAGCTATGCGTTTTATACTGCTGCAGCTTGTCTTGTAATTTGTGCAATATTTTTAGCATTAGCATGGCCTTATGTGAATGATAAAATGACTTATTATGCAACTACTTTTAGTAAAAATATTTTGCGCTGGATCAGTGCACCATTAGTCATGGCTATTTGTTTTATTATTTCAGTATTTTTAATGCATCATGCTGATATTGGTTCAGCATTAATCTATGTTGCATTTGGTTGTATATTAGTATTTATGCTTGTTATGGCATTTTCATCTGAGCCGCAATATCGTAATAAAATCATTGCTTATTTAATTCTCTCAGCAACCTCGATGATTTTTGCATTTGTACAAGGCCTTCAATCAACAGGAATTGCAAACTTTGTCAAATATAATACTAATTTAAGTATATTAGGTGTTCATTTCGAGCAAAGTACAGTTAATATGTTTGAATCACTTGGTGTTATTATCTTTGGCCTATTTTTTGCTTTTGCCTTACAAAGACAGAGAACAAAAAATCGTATTCAACGCTCTGAAAAAACCATTGCAGGTGGTTTAGGAATTATGGCGATTGCATTTATTATGATTCCTATTGGTATTTATTTTGCGCCTAAAAGTGGTACAGTACAGCTGATATTCCCTGCATTATTATTATTTATAACAGCAGCATCAGAAATAAGAGTTAACTCTACTAATTACTCATTACCAGGTGAGTTGGGTAAGCCAAAGCATCAGGGCTTATTTACAGGCTATTTATTTTTAAATGTTGCAATGGGCATTAATTTATCAGGGCCTATTTCAAATATCATTATAGGGCATGTTGATAACTTAGCAGATACACCTGCAAGCCAAACTAATCCAATGTATATGAAAACATTTATTATATTAACCATTATATCTTTAGTCGTTGCATTACTTTATTTTATTATGAGTAAATGGTTGAAAAACTTGATGACATCAAATGTTGCTGTTGCTTCAAAACAGGCAGTTGCTGTTTAA
- the tkt gene encoding transketolase, producing MTVSKNVLANAIRMLSADAVQKAKSGHPGMPMGMADIAEVLWRDFLNHSPTNPNWINRDRFVLSNGHGSMLLYSLLHLTGYDLPITEIENFRQLHSKTPGHPEYGYTPGVETTTGPLGQGLANAVGMAIAEKVLSTRFNKPNLDLIDHFTYVFMGDGCLMEGISHEVCSLAGTLGLGKLIAFWDDNGISIDGEVDGWFTENVPERFKAYGWQVIADVDGHNRDAITQAITQAKSDLTRPTIICARTTIGFGSPNKAGKESSHGAPLGEDEINLVREKLNWHYAPFEIPSEIYKAWDQKEKGKEKETQWGQLYNQYISQYPNEAAQLSRQLKGELPENWSDVCQNWLIEVINNPQTVATRKASQMALNHLGCMMPELLGGSADLTGSNLTNHKNSKLITHDDFSGNYISYGVREFGMSAIMNGIELHGGFRPYGGTFLVFTDYARNAIRMSALMKQPVIYVMTHDSIGLGEDGPTHQPIEQLASLRVIPNLNVWRPADVFETAVAWQVAIESNSSPSILSFSRHNLPAVVEQMADAEKIRKGGYILRSNSDKPDVILAATGSEVTLVVNAYQELINQGLNVRVVSMPCMDIFKMQSEDYRNEVFPDNVPVVAIEAAVADSWYGIIGKNNKVIAMHSFGESAPASVLFNEFGFTVEHITQLAHEVLKSSKPLSTSI from the coding sequence ATGACAGTTTCAAAAAATGTATTAGCAAATGCAATTCGCATGTTGAGTGCAGATGCCGTTCAAAAAGCAAAATCAGGGCACCCTGGTATGCCAATGGGAATGGCAGATATTGCAGAAGTGTTATGGCGAGATTTTTTAAATCATAGTCCAACGAATCCAAACTGGATTAATCGTGATCGCTTTGTATTATCTAATGGCCATGGGTCAATGCTTTTATATTCCTTATTACATTTAACAGGCTATGATTTGCCGATTACTGAAATTGAGAATTTTCGCCAGCTACATTCTAAAACACCAGGGCATCCTGAATATGGTTATACGCCAGGTGTTGAGACAACAACTGGACCACTAGGCCAAGGTCTTGCAAATGCCGTTGGTATGGCGATTGCTGAGAAAGTGCTAAGTACTCGTTTTAATAAACCAAATTTAGATTTAATTGATCACTTTACTTATGTATTTATGGGTGATGGTTGTTTAATGGAAGGTATCTCTCATGAAGTTTGTTCACTAGCAGGGACTTTAGGCTTAGGTAAATTAATTGCCTTTTGGGATGATAATGGTATTTCAATTGATGGTGAGGTTGATGGCTGGTTTACTGAGAATGTGCCTGAACGTTTCAAAGCTTATGGTTGGCAAGTTATTGCGGATGTAGATGGACATAATCGAGATGCAATTACTCAAGCAATTACTCAAGCTAAAAGTGATTTAACACGCCCAACAATTATTTGTGCTCGTACAACCATTGGTTTTGGTTCACCGAATAAGGCAGGTAAAGAGTCATCTCATGGTGCGCCATTAGGTGAAGATGAAATTAATTTAGTTAGAGAAAAACTAAACTGGCACTATGCACCATTTGAGATTCCAAGTGAAATTTACAAGGCTTGGGATCAAAAGGAAAAAGGTAAAGAGAAAGAAACTCAGTGGGGTCAGCTTTATAATCAATATATTAGTCAATACCCTAATGAGGCAGCTCAATTAAGTCGTCAGCTTAAAGGTGAGCTGCCAGAGAACTGGTCTGATGTTTGTCAAAATTGGTTAATAGAAGTAATCAATAATCCACAAACAGTTGCAACACGTAAAGCATCACAAATGGCATTAAATCATTTAGGTTGTATGATGCCTGAATTATTAGGTGGCTCTGCTGATTTAACTGGTTCAAATTTAACTAATCATAAGAATTCAAAATTAATAACGCATGATGATTTTAGTGGAAATTATATCTCTTACGGCGTGCGTGAGTTTGGTATGAGTGCAATTATGAATGGTATCGAACTACACGGCGGTTTTCGCCCTTATGGTGGTACGTTTTTAGTCTTTACAGATTATGCTAGAAATGCCATTCGTATGAGTGCTTTAATGAAACAACCAGTTATTTATGTTATGACTCATGATTCAATTGGTTTAGGTGAAGATGGACCAACGCATCAGCCAATAGAGCAATTAGCTTCATTAAGAGTGATTCCAAATTTAAACGTATGGCGTCCAGCAGATGTATTTGAAACGGCAGTTGCTTGGCAAGTTGCGATTGAATCAAATAGCTCTCCGTCAATTTTATCTTTTTCGCGTCATAATTTACCAGCTGTAGTTGAGCAAATGGCTGATGCTGAAAAAATAAGAAAAGGTGGTTATATTTTACGCAGTAATTCTGATAAACCAGATGTGATTTTAGCTGCGACTGGCTCTGAAGTAACTTTAGTTGTTAATGCTTATCAAGAATTAATAAACCAAGGACTTAATGTGCGAGTTGTTTCTATGCCGTGTATGGATATCTTTAAGATGCAATCTGAAGATTATCGTAATGAAGTATTTCCAGATAATGTGCCTGTTGTTGCAATTGAAGCAGCAGTGGCAGATAGTTGGTATGGTATTATAGGAAAAAATAATAAAGTTATTGCTATGCATTCCTTTGGTGAATCAGCACCAGCCAGTGTCTTATTTAATGAGTTTGGTTTTACAGTTGAACATATTACCCAGCTAGCACATGAAGTATTAAAATCTAGTAAACCACTGAGTACCAGTATCTAA
- a CDS encoding SDR family NAD(P)-dependent oxidoreductase produces the protein MKKQTILITGCSHGGIGYACAKYLKEIGHEVFASVRSPSDVEKLKSEGFNTYLIDVNNEDQITYALNDILKKTNNKLDVVFNNAGFAQTGALEDIPTKYLKEQFETNFFAVHNITRMALKVMRKKGYGKIIQHGSVLGLISLKYRGAYNASKYAMEGMVDTMRQELKGSNIHMTILNTGPVTSNIRANSMKTVKNIDKEGSAHISQYEKLAVGKHKKVPFNEEAIVVAKVVAKILNSKKPAPRYTITKFTYLAKLLKTLLPTRALDTVLNKF, from the coding sequence ATGAAGAAGCAAACTATATTAATAACCGGTTGTTCGCATGGTGGTATCGGTTATGCCTGTGCAAAATATTTAAAAGAAATTGGCCATGAAGTTTTTGCATCAGTAAGATCACCATCAGATGTTGAAAAGCTAAAAAGTGAAGGCTTTAATACTTATTTAATTGATGTTAATAATGAAGATCAAATTACTTATGCACTAAACGATATATTGAAGAAAACCAATAATAAATTAGATGTTGTATTTAATAATGCAGGCTTTGCACAAACAGGCGCACTTGAAGATATTCCAACAAAATACTTAAAAGAACAATTTGAGACTAATTTTTTTGCAGTTCATAACATAACACGAATGGCATTGAAGGTTATGAGAAAGAAAGGCTATGGTAAAATTATACAACATGGTTCTGTTTTAGGCTTGATCTCGCTTAAATATAGAGGTGCATATAATGCAAGTAAATATGCGATGGAAGGTATGGTTGATACAATGAGACAAGAATTGAAAGGCTCGAATATTCATATGACGATCTTAAATACAGGACCTGTAACCAGTAATATCAGAGCAAACTCAATGAAAACAGTCAAAAATATAGATAAAGAAGGCTCTGCTCATATTAGTCAGTATGAAAAATTAGCAGTGGGTAAGCACAAAAAAGTGCCATTTAATGAAGAAGCCATTGTTGTTGCTAAAGTTGTGGCAAAAATCCTTAATTCAAAAAAGCCAGCACCAAGATATACCATTACAAAATTTACTTATTTAGCTAAGTTGCTTAAAACACTACTACCTACTAGAGCGCTTGATACAGTTTTGAATAAGTTTTAG
- a CDS encoding GNAT family N-acetyltransferase, with protein MFADKSLAKQIEALMVYNARQYTLTSLKLYPQMQASCIDIEGGIASFCGEDDLLSKAIGIGLNGKVTKETLELIEQIYTKRHVNTVIDLCPLADSSILYFIKSRCYALTEYVNVMYLDLTKQLPEISLPSDVIIEQTDDIKLWHAVTVLGYTQRDSTTSHSLSRYFDCYANMEHVTAFIAKLDGVVVGGSVIAIGENGICEFNLSGTLLDFRGRGVQRALIAKRIEYAKKHGCKLVVAGFTPGSIPQRNCEKFGFKLAYTRTKLVKTLE; from the coding sequence ATGTTTGCAGATAAATCATTAGCAAAACAAATTGAAGCTTTGATGGTTTATAATGCACGTCAATATACATTAACCTCACTTAAATTATATCCTCAAATGCAGGCATCATGCATTGATATTGAAGGGGGTATTGCAAGTTTTTGTGGTGAAGATGATCTTTTAAGCAAAGCCATTGGTATTGGTTTAAATGGAAAAGTTACTAAAGAAACTTTGGAATTAATAGAGCAAATTTATACAAAACGACATGTTAATACGGTAATTGATCTATGTCCGTTAGCAGATTCAAGTATTTTATATTTTATTAAATCAAGATGTTATGCTTTAACTGAATACGTTAATGTGATGTATTTGGACTTAACCAAACAATTACCTGAGATATCATTACCCTCAGATGTAATTATTGAGCAAACTGATGATATTAAGCTTTGGCATGCAGTAACCGTTTTAGGTTATACACAACGAGATTCAACGACCTCACATAGCTTAAGTCGATATTTTGATTGTTATGCAAATATGGAACATGTAACAGCATTTATTGCAAAGTTAGATGGTGTTGTTGTCGGAGGTAGTGTTATTGCTATTGGCGAAAATGGTATTTGTGAATTTAATTTAAGTGGTACATTATTAGATTTTAGGGGGCGAGGTGTTCAGCGTGCGCTAATTGCAAAACGCATCGAGTATGCCAAAAAACACGGTTGTAAACTTGTCGTTGCAGGTTTTACCCCTGGTAGCATTCCACAAAGAAACTGTGAAAAATTTGGTTTTAAATTAGCTTATACAAGGACGAAATTGGTTAAAACTTTGGAATAG
- a CDS encoding SGNH/GDSL hydrolase family protein, producing the protein MKAIYQKLSFKKLLVGVLFGVLCTVKITFASAGINIDVENRCFYPVTFSMGDDNLTNIEMKVTIQSSTKKLLSYVKNRSVGINAVSDRGDKLGSLIVWLHDDTWGNYMDSRDLKGDIYIDQPSMRWHSWNGTPTVTITTCKSKIDLSQSNLFNGIERVIFFGDSLSDKGTLHEYTLGVIPQSPPYYDGMFSNGDTWAVQFSNDLREKGIEASNYAVGGATTVLDVTGSLPYSLEGEYNTYTLNTTLKGWTNQDKQLAIIFIGANDYLTAKAYMTDQEVDQLTSSVINQIQSTITNLINYGVKRFIVIGLPDISFTPESQFDSKNTDSTHALALMHNQKLQQMVASLQSSYANSGMMFKYIDIASMFDELINQTDQINQEYHLLLNPALNTQSCWNGGYSTSGVSNLTQNNNSQTKLQTLINKYYVNQSVDVINVLNQLPDTADIRSAVLVANSGQLCSNPENYIFWDRVHPTSQIHNALYLYIKEKLNIKSI; encoded by the coding sequence ATGAAAGCTATTTATCAAAAGTTAAGTTTTAAAAAACTTTTAGTGGGTGTTCTATTTGGAGTACTTTGTACTGTAAAGATTACATTTGCATCTGCAGGTATCAATATTGATGTCGAAAACCGATGTTTTTATCCAGTAACTTTTTCAATGGGTGATGATAATCTAACAAATATAGAAATGAAAGTTACGATTCAGTCATCAACTAAAAAATTATTATCCTATGTTAAAAATAGAAGCGTTGGAATAAACGCTGTTTCTGATAGAGGGGACAAGCTTGGTTCTCTTATCGTTTGGTTGCATGATGACACCTGGGGTAATTATATGGATTCTCGAGATTTGAAAGGGGATATTTACATTGATCAACCATCAATGAGATGGCATAGTTGGAATGGCACACCAACAGTAACGATTACAACCTGTAAAAGTAAGATTGATTTAAGCCAGAGTAATTTATTTAATGGCATTGAACGTGTGATATTTTTTGGTGATAGTTTAAGTGATAAAGGCACATTACATGAATATACATTAGGTGTCATACCTCAATCACCACCTTATTATGATGGTATGTTTTCTAATGGTGATACTTGGGCTGTGCAGTTTTCAAATGATTTAAGAGAAAAGGGTATTGAAGCAAGTAATTATGCTGTTGGTGGTGCAACGACTGTATTAGATGTAACGGGTTCTTTACCTTATTCATTAGAAGGTGAATATAATACTTATACACTAAATACAACACTAAAGGGGTGGACGAATCAAGATAAGCAGTTAGCGATTATTTTTATTGGTGCTAATGATTATTTGACAGCTAAAGCATATATGACTGATCAAGAGGTTGATCAACTAACTTCAAGCGTTATTAATCAAATTCAATCAACGATTACTAATTTAATTAACTATGGCGTTAAGCGGTTTATTGTAATTGGTTTGCCTGATATCAGTTTTACGCCTGAGTCGCAGTTTGATTCAAAAAATACTGATTCAACACATGCATTAGCATTAATGCATAATCAAAAGTTACAACAAATGGTTGCTTCACTTCAGTCAAGTTATGCTAATAGTGGCATGATGTTTAAATATATTGATATTGCATCAATGTTTGATGAACTAATTAATCAAACTGATCAGATTAACCAAGAATATCATTTATTATTAAATCCTGCATTGAATACTCAGTCATGTTGGAATGGTGGGTACAGCACTTCTGGCGTATCAAATCTTACTCAAAATAATAATAGCCAAACAAAACTACAGACATTGATTAATAAATATTATGTTAATCAATCTGTTGATGTTATTAATGTTTTAAATCAACTGCCAGATACAGCTGATATTCGTAGTGCGGTATTAGTAGCAAATTCAGGTCAATTGTGTAGCAATCCAGAAAATTATATTTTTTGGGATCGAGTGCATCCAACTTCACAAATTCATAATGCACTGTATTTATATATTAAAGAGAAGTTAAATATTAAATCGATTTGA
- a CDS encoding APC family permease: protein MGMKKKQVGLFSATAASVCCIIGSGWLFASYYAAKSAGPGGAYIAWILTALIISVMALVMAEVATMYPMRGVTTRMSALSHNKTFGIFFAFSNWMGIVAVIPTEAQASIQYLTSISHYAQTNWMANGSLTPEGLFIAFLLMIVYLFINFFGIKIFSYINNSMTVIKFFVPLFTAIVLIGSAFHPGNFTAYHNTWIPFGTGSIFTAIVAGGMIYAFNGFQIALSFASEIKKPERNLPLAMFFSIIICLVIYLLLQTSFIGAVNPQEVVTKGWANLNFNSPFVQLMIPLGLNIMVMILYADAVVSPSGTGIAYLGGTSRMLYSMASEGQMPKYFAKLDPKYYFSRRAMFFNFILASGLLLLFHSWAALMVLVTAFHVIGYMAAPISLVALRRSEPDKKRPFTVPYAHIVAPILFFVLTMLLVFVGYVDMMKLAWFMTILLAIFLVINSGKNHQYTMKDILSTALPMLIYLWIITFIIGFGPEAYKGHGIIPEIVFYPLVFITSIVFFHWFTHPKLVDLCNALRKKDTIVVED, encoded by the coding sequence ATGGGTATGAAAAAAAAGCAAGTTGGCTTATTCTCAGCAACCGCTGCTAGCGTATGCTGTATTATTGGAAGTGGATGGCTTTTTGCATCCTATTATGCAGCTAAAAGTGCAGGGCCTGGAGGCGCCTATATTGCCTGGATATTAACTGCATTGATTATTTCAGTAATGGCACTTGTTATGGCTGAAGTTGCAACAATGTATCCAATGCGTGGTGTTACAACTAGAATGAGCGCTTTATCCCATAATAAAACCTTTGGTATCTTTTTTGCATTTTCAAACTGGATGGGCATTGTTGCTGTGATTCCAACAGAAGCTCAAGCAAGTATTCAATATTTAACTAGCATTTCTCATTATGCTCAAACAAACTGGATGGCAAATGGTTCATTAACTCCCGAAGGTTTATTTATTGCTTTTTTACTGATGATAGTCTATTTATTTATTAATTTTTTTGGCATTAAAATTTTCTCTTATATTAACAACTCCATGACCGTGATTAAGTTTTTTGTTCCATTATTTACAGCGATTGTATTAATTGGTAGTGCTTTTCACCCAGGAAACTTTACAGCTTATCATAATACTTGGATACCATTTGGTACCGGGTCAATTTTTACTGCCATTGTTGCTGGTGGCATGATCTATGCCTTTAATGGCTTTCAAATTGCATTATCATTTGCTAGTGAAATTAAAAAGCCAGAGCGTAATTTACCTTTGGCGATGTTTTTCTCAATTATTATCTGCTTAGTGATTTATCTATTATTACAAACCTCATTTATCGGTGCGGTTAACCCACAAGAGGTTGTTACAAAAGGTTGGGCTAATTTAAACTTTAACTCACCATTTGTACAATTAATGATTCCACTAGGCTTAAATATTATGGTGATGATTTTATATGCTGATGCCGTTGTATCACCATCAGGTACAGGTATTGCTTATTTAGGTGGTACCTCACGCATGCTCTACTCTATGGCTTCAGAAGGTCAAATGCCAAAATACTTTGCCAAGCTTGATCCAAAATACTATTTCTCAAGACGTGCGATGTTTTTTAACTTTATTCTAGCTAGCGGTTTGCTTTTATTATTTCATAGCTGGGCGGCATTAATGGTATTAGTCACAGCATTTCATGTCATTGGTTATATGGCAGCACCTATCTCTTTAGTTGCACTTCGTAGAAGTGAGCCAGATAAGAAACGTCCATTTACAGTACCTTATGCACATATCGTTGCGCCAATATTGTTTTTTGTTTTAACTATGTTATTAGTGTTTGTTGGCTATGTTGATATGATGAAACTTGCTTGGTTTATGACAATTTTACTTGCTATATTCCTTGTGATTAATTCAGGAAAAAATCATCAATACACAATGAAAGATATTTTATCGACTGCTTTACCAATGCTTATTTATCTTTGGATAATTACATTTATCATTGGTTTTGGTCCAGAGGCGTATAAAGGTCATGGTATTATTCCAGAGATTGTTTTCTATCCATTAGTCTTTATTACATCTATTGTATTCTTTCACTGGTTTACACATCCAAAACTAGTTGATTTATGTAATGCTTTACGTAAGAAAGATACGATTGTTGTGGAGGATTAA